The following are encoded in a window of Haloarcula halophila genomic DNA:
- a CDS encoding acyltransferase, which produces MTKRHVSLPPAAEEGLRSFIQEVDERLSSEEDTCDVVTDVLVDLHGDRDAYERWQSGGDVSPAERVRLQGYDPCNTTLESEYYAEKDEEKFKRSKHLQWLWRQFDATPMADNVEFALRFRRMLADHLFESCGDDCRFFKGISFTYGHNIEVGDNVVIHDDVHLDDRGKLTIGDRVSISDDTHVYSHDHDAVDQTHIDNFHTIIEDDVRLTYDSMVRAGVRVGENAILAAKSIAGKDIPAHHIAAGTPAKSIAVKDGWESVAAPLDDANVDRRSDRELDYDLPDNLDVFDEFQRDLTPPE; this is translated from the coding sequence ATGACGAAACGCCACGTCTCGCTGCCGCCGGCCGCCGAGGAGGGGCTCCGGAGTTTCATCCAGGAGGTCGACGAGCGACTGTCGAGCGAGGAGGATACCTGCGACGTGGTCACCGACGTCCTGGTCGATCTCCACGGTGATCGGGACGCCTACGAGCGCTGGCAGTCCGGCGGCGACGTCTCGCCGGCCGAACGCGTTCGACTCCAGGGATACGACCCGTGTAACACCACACTGGAGAGCGAGTACTACGCGGAGAAAGACGAGGAGAAGTTCAAACGCTCGAAACACCTCCAGTGGCTCTGGCGCCAGTTCGACGCCACCCCGATGGCCGACAACGTCGAGTTCGCCCTGCGGTTCCGGCGGATGCTCGCCGACCACCTCTTCGAGTCCTGTGGCGACGACTGCCGCTTTTTCAAGGGGATCTCTTTCACCTACGGCCACAACATCGAGGTCGGCGACAACGTCGTCATCCACGACGACGTCCACCTCGACGACCGCGGAAAGCTCACCATCGGCGATCGGGTCTCGATTTCGGACGACACACACGTCTACAGCCACGACCACGACGCGGTCGACCAGACTCATATCGACAACTTCCACACGATCATCGAGGACGACGTACGCCTGACCTACGACTCGATGGTCCGGGCCGGTGTCCGTGTCGGCGAGAACGCGATCCTGGCCGCCAAATCGATCGCCGGCAAGGACATCCCCGCCCACCACATCGCCGCCGGCACGCCCGCGAAGTCGATTGCGGTCAAAGACGGGTGGGAGTCCGTCGCAGCCCCCCTCGACGACGCCAACGTCGATCGTCGCAGCGACCGGGAACTCGACTACGACCTCCCGGACAACCTCGACGTCTTCGACGAGTTCCAGCGCGATCTGACGCCGCCGGAGTGA
- a CDS encoding CPBP family intramembrane glutamic endopeptidase: MVRSDFIMEIRGYMINPREKRLRALWRVVLWFFVAAFGAIVFAGTLSQLVNPASFGPGLRATYVAVRQIAVYAGLTAIAVGVGYLLDRRHLSDYGLGFDRQWWRDAAFGLGLGIGLPTLFLLGQLATGLLTVTGLLVTGPSDTFAFGPLGAVERLALLGLFFIVQASAEEIVVRGYLLTNAAEGLAGTLGKWRAVVVTTVATGVLFGVLHAANPSSSLLSVANITLYGVLLGGCYVLTGRLGIACGFHVAWNFTLGLYGFPVSGLRTGAALVGTRATGSAVLTGGSFGPEGGLIALVGLLLGTLALAWWVGREYGDVAVREAIAIPTLRYAIRENHER, from the coding sequence ATGGTCAGGTCGGATTTCATCATGGAGATCCGCGGCTACATGATCAACCCACGCGAGAAGCGCTTGCGGGCGCTCTGGCGGGTCGTCCTCTGGTTCTTCGTGGCCGCGTTCGGTGCGATCGTCTTCGCCGGCACCCTCTCACAGCTGGTGAATCCGGCTTCGTTCGGTCCGGGACTCCGGGCGACCTACGTCGCTGTCCGACAGATCGCCGTCTACGCCGGGCTCACCGCCATCGCGGTCGGTGTCGGCTATCTGCTCGACCGGCGCCACCTCTCGGACTACGGGCTGGGGTTCGACCGCCAGTGGTGGCGTGACGCCGCCTTCGGCCTCGGGCTGGGGATCGGACTCCCGACACTGTTTCTCCTCGGGCAACTCGCGACCGGCCTCCTGACGGTGACCGGTCTCCTCGTGACCGGCCCCTCCGACACCTTCGCGTTCGGGCCGCTGGGAGCGGTCGAGCGGCTCGCGCTCCTCGGGTTGTTTTTCATCGTCCAGGCCTCCGCCGAGGAGATCGTCGTCCGGGGCTACCTGCTGACCAACGCTGCCGAGGGACTGGCCGGGACCCTCGGGAAGTGGCGCGCGGTCGTCGTCACGACGGTCGCGACCGGCGTCCTGTTCGGGGTCCTGCACGCGGCCAACCCCAGTTCCTCGCTGCTCAGCGTCGCGAACATCACGCTGTACGGTGTCCTCCTGGGCGGGTGTTACGTCCTGACTGGGCGGCTGGGGATCGCCTGTGGGTTCCACGTCGCCTGGAACTTCACCCTCGGGCTGTACGGGTTCCCGGTCAGCGGCCTGCGGACGGGCGCGGCGCTGGTCGGGACGCGGGCGACCGGTTCGGCGGTCCTGACCGGCGGTTCGTTCGGCCCCGAGGGCGGGCTGATCGCGCTCGTCGGCCTCCTGCTCGGGACGCTTGCACTCGCCTGGTGGGTCGGCCGGGAGTACGGCGACGTCGCCGTCCGCGAGGCCATCGCGATCCCGACGCTGCGGTACGCGATCCGGGAGAACCACGAGCGATAA